From Camelus dromedarius isolate mCamDro1 chromosome 23, mCamDro1.pat, whole genome shotgun sequence, a single genomic window includes:
- the LOC105089693 gene encoding small ribosomal subunit protein eS7-like, with protein sequence MNWDHKAQLRELNITGAKEIEVGGRWKAIIIFVPVPQLKSFQKIQVWLVYELEKKFRRKHVVFIAQRILPKPTRKSHTKNKQKCSRSRTPSAMHDAILEDLVFPSEIVAKRIHVKLDGSWLIKVHLDKVQ encoded by the coding sequence ATGAACTGGGACCACAAGGCGCAGCTGCGGGAGCTGAACATCACGGGGGCCAAGGAAATTGAAGTTGGCGGTCGTTGGAAAGCTATTATAATCTTCGTCCCGGTCCCTCAACTGAAATCTTTTCAGAAAATCCAGGTCTGGCTGGTGTATGAGTTGGAGAAAAAGTTCAGGAGGAAGCACGTCGTTTTCATCGCTCAGAGAATTCTGCCTAAGCCAACTCGAAAAAGCCAtaccaaaaataagcaaaagtgtTCCAGGAGCCGCACTCCGTCGGCCATGCACGACGCCATCCTGGAGGACCTGGTCTTCCCAAGTGAGATCGTGGCCAAGAGGATCCACGTGAAGCTGGACGGCAGCTGGCTCATAAAGGTGCATTTGGACAAAGTGCAGTAG